From the Streptococcus oralis ATCC 35037 genome, one window contains:
- the ezrA gene encoding septation ring formation regulator EzrA — translation MSNGQLIYLMVAIAVILILAYVTAIFLRKRNVSRLTALEERKEELYNLPVNDEVEAVKNMHLIGQSQVTFREWNQKWVDLSLNSFADIENHLFEAESYNNSFRFFKAAHKIDQIESQIGLIEEDIAAIRNALSDLEKQESKNSGRVLHALDLFESLQHTVAEDSEKYGKALPEIEKQLENIQSEFSQFVTLNSSGDPVEAAAILDSTENHILALTHIVERIPALVETLTKELPEQLADLEEGYRKLLDANYHFTETDIESRFQLLHESLKNNQENIRQLELDNAEYENNRIQEEINALYDIFTREIAAQKVVESLLSTLPTYLNHLKENNQVLVQDLERLTKTYLLPESDGNHVRRLQAELAALDTAIMEVTEDKGESTQAYSALEEQLEMLQSNLKDIEDEQISVSERLAQIEKDDLNARQKANVYVNRLHTIKRYMEKRNLPGIPQSFLKLFFTASHNTEDLMAELEQPQVNIESVKRILEVATNDMEALETETYDIVQYATLTEQLLQYSNRYRSFDERIQEAFNEALEIFEKEFDYQASFEKISQALEVAEPGVTNRFVTSYEKTRETIRF, via the coding sequence ATGTCTAATGGACAACTAATTTATCTAATGGTTGCAATTGCAGTCATTCTGATCTTAGCTTATGTAACAGCCATCTTTTTACGTAAGCGTAATGTAAGCAGATTAACGGCCCTTGAAGAAAGAAAAGAAGAACTCTACAACCTTCCTGTAAATGATGAGGTTGAAGCCGTTAAAAACATGCACTTGATTGGTCAAAGTCAGGTGACCTTCCGTGAATGGAACCAAAAATGGGTTGATTTATCTCTGAACTCATTTGCTGATATCGAAAATCACCTCTTTGAAGCTGAAAGCTACAACAATTCTTTCCGTTTTTTCAAAGCTGCTCACAAGATTGATCAAATTGAAAGCCAAATCGGCTTGATTGAAGAAGATATTGCAGCTATTCGCAATGCCCTTTCTGATCTTGAAAAACAAGAATCTAAGAATAGTGGCCGTGTCCTTCATGCCTTGGACTTGTTTGAATCCCTTCAACATACCGTTGCAGAAGACTCGGAGAAATATGGGAAGGCCCTTCCTGAGATTGAGAAACAATTGGAAAACATCCAATCTGAATTCTCTCAATTTGTTACCCTAAATTCATCAGGTGACCCGGTTGAAGCGGCAGCAATTCTTGATTCAACTGAAAATCATATTCTCGCTTTGACACACATCGTTGAGCGAATTCCAGCTCTTGTTGAAACCTTGACAAAGGAACTGCCAGAACAATTGGCAGATTTGGAAGAAGGTTATCGCAAGCTGTTGGATGCCAACTACCACTTTACAGAAACAGATATTGAATCCCGTTTCCAACTTTTGCATGAGTCTTTGAAAAATAATCAAGAAAATATTCGTCAGTTGGAATTGGACAATGCAGAGTATGAAAATAATCGCATCCAAGAAGAAATCAACGCACTTTATGATATCTTCACTCGTGAAATTGCAGCTCAAAAAGTGGTTGAAAGTCTTCTTTCGACATTACCAACTTATCTCAACCACTTGAAAGAAAATAATCAGGTGCTTGTTCAAGATCTTGAACGTTTGACTAAAACCTACCTTCTTCCTGAAAGTGATGGCAATCATGTTCGTCGTCTTCAAGCAGAATTGGCTGCACTTGATACGGCAATCATGGAAGTGACAGAGGATAAAGGTGAGTCAACACAAGCCTACTCTGCTCTTGAAGAACAGTTGGAAATGCTTCAAAGCAACCTCAAGGATATAGAGGATGAGCAAATCTCTGTTAGCGAACGACTTGCGCAAATTGAAAAAGACGACCTCAATGCTCGCCAAAAAGCAAATGTCTATGTGAACCGTTTGCATACTATCAAACGTTACATGGAGAAGAGAAACTTGCCAGGTATTCCTCAAAGTTTCTTGAAACTTTTCTTTACTGCAAGTCATAACACAGAAGATTTGATGGCAGAGTTAGAACAACCACAAGTGAATATTGAATCGGTTAAACGAATTCTTGAAGTCGCAACAAATGATATGGAAGCACTTGAAACAGAAACCTATGATATCGTTCAATATGCAACCTTGACTGAGCAACTACTCCAATACTCAAACCGTTACCGTTCATTTGATGAGCGTATCCAAGAGGCCTTCAACGAAGCGCTTGAAATTTTTGAAAAAGAGTTTGACTACCAGGCGTCATTTGAAAAAATTTCACAAGCCTTGGAAGTTGCTGAACCAGGAGTCACAAACCGTTTTGTAACTTCATATGAGAAAACACGTGAAACGATTCGTTTCTAA
- the glyQ gene encoding glycine--tRNA ligase subunit alpha: MSKKLTFQEIILTLQQFWNDQGCMLMQAYDNEKGAGTMSPYTFLRAIGPEPWNAAYVEPSRRPADGRYGENPNRLYQHHQFQVVMKPSPSNIQELYLESLEKLGINPLEHDIRFVEDNWENPSTGSAGLGWEVWLDGMEITQFTYFQQVGGLATGPVTAEVTYGLERLASYIQEVDSVYDIEWADGVKYGEIFIQPEYEHSKYSFEISDQEMLLENFDKFEKEAGRALEEGLVHPAYDYVLKCSHTFNLLDARGAVSVTERAGYIARIRNLARVVAKTFVAERKRLGYPLLDEATRAKLLAEDAE, translated from the coding sequence ATGTCTAAGAAATTAACATTTCAAGAAATTATTTTGACTTTGCAACAATTTTGGAATGACCAAGGTTGTATGCTCATGCAGGCTTATGACAATGAAAAAGGTGCAGGGACAATGAGTCCTTACACTTTCCTTCGTGCTATTGGGCCTGAGCCATGGAATGCGGCTTATGTAGAGCCATCACGTCGTCCTGCTGACGGTCGTTACGGGGAAAACCCTAACCGTCTCTACCAACACCACCAATTCCAAGTGGTTATGAAGCCATCTCCATCAAATATCCAGGAACTTTATCTTGAGTCTTTGGAAAAATTGGGAATCAATCCATTGGAACATGATATCCGCTTCGTTGAGGACAACTGGGAAAATCCTTCGACTGGTTCAGCTGGTCTCGGTTGGGAAGTGTGGCTTGATGGTATGGAAATCACTCAGTTCACTTATTTCCAACAAGTTGGTGGATTGGCAACAGGTCCTGTGACTGCGGAAGTTACCTATGGTTTGGAACGTTTAGCTTCTTACATTCAAGAAGTGGACTCTGTCTATGATATCGAGTGGGCTGATGGTGTAAAATACGGAGAAATCTTTATTCAACCTGAGTACGAGCATTCGAAATACTCATTTGAAATTTCGGACCAAGAGATGTTGCTGGAAAACTTTGATAAGTTTGAAAAGGAAGCTGGTCGTGCCTTGGAAGAAGGCTTGGTTCACCCTGCCTATGACTATGTTCTCAAATGTTCACACACCTTTAATCTGCTTGATGCGCGTGGTGCCGTATCCGTAACAGAGCGTGCAGGCTATATCGCTCGTATCCGTAACTTAGCCCGTGTCGTAGCCAAAACCTTTGTCGCAGAACGCAAACGCCTAGGTTACCCACTTTTGGATGAAGCAACACGAGCTAAACTCCTAGCAGAAGACGCAGAATAG
- a CDS encoding GFA family protein, with the protein MLKGSCLCKAVTYTLDEELSELVFCHCSFCRKATASAYTVNAKVSSKNLVLHGKEQLVTYSSSPGKQRYYCQNCHSQIFTAQENIPEVCALKLGTIDECDQNLQTVPKRHIFQDPAFSWLLDE; encoded by the coding sequence ATGCTTAAAGGATCTTGTTTATGCAAAGCAGTGACCTACACTTTAGATGAGGAATTGTCGGAATTAGTTTTTTGCCACTGCTCATTCTGTCGGAAAGCAACTGCGTCTGCCTATACAGTGAATGCCAAAGTTAGTAGTAAAAACCTAGTATTGCATGGAAAAGAACAGTTGGTTACCTATAGTTCATCTCCAGGAAAACAACGCTATTACTGTCAGAACTGTCATAGTCAAATTTTCACTGCTCAAGAAAATATACCAGAAGTCTGTGCTTTGAAACTAGGTACAATAGACGAATGCGATCAGAATTTACAAACTGTTCCCAAACGTCATATTTTTCAGGATCCAGCTTTTTCTTGGTTGCTTGATGAATAA
- the gyrB gene encoding DNA topoisomerase (ATP-hydrolyzing) subunit B translates to MTEEIKNQQAQDYDASQIQVLEGLEAVRMRPGMYIGSTSKEGLHHLVWEIVDNSIDEALAGFASHIQVFIEPDNSITVVDDGRGIPVDIQEKTGRPAVETVFTVLHAGGKFGGGGYKVSGGLHGVGSSVVNALSTQLDVHVHKNGKIHYQEYRRGHVVADLEVVGDTDKTGTTVHFTPDPEIFTETTTFDFEKLNKRIQELAFLNRGLRISITDKREGLEQTKHYHYEGGIASYVEYINENKDVIFDTPIYTDGEMDDITVEVAMQYTTGYHENVMSFANNIHTHEGGTHEQGFRTALTRVINDYARKNKLLKDNEDNLTGEDVREGLTAVISVKHPNPQFEGQTKTKLGNSEVVKITNRLFSDAFSDFLMENPQIAKRIVEKGILAAKARVAAKRAREVTRKKSGLEISNLPGKLADCSSNNPAETELFIVEGDSAGGSAKSGRNREFQAILPIRGKILNVEKASMDKILANEEIRSLFTAMGTGFGAEFDVTKARYQKLVLMTDADVDGAHIRTLLLTLIYRYMKPILEAGYVYIAQPPIYGVKVGSEIKEYIQPGADQEIKLQEALARHSEGRSKPTIQRYKGLGEMDDHQLWETTMDPEHRLMARVSVDDAAEADKIFDMLMGDRVEPRREFIEENAVYSTLDV, encoded by the coding sequence ATGACAGAAGAAATCAAAAATCAACAGGCACAGGATTATGATGCCAGTCAAATTCAAGTTTTGGAGGGACTTGAAGCTGTTCGTATGCGTCCAGGTATGTATATTGGATCGACTTCAAAAGAAGGTCTTCACCATCTAGTATGGGAAATCGTTGATAACTCAATTGACGAAGCTCTAGCTGGATTTGCCAGTCACATCCAAGTCTTTATAGAGCCTGATAATTCCATCACCGTTGTGGATGATGGGCGTGGAATTCCTGTTGATATTCAGGAAAAGACAGGACGTCCCGCTGTTGAGACCGTTTTTACAGTCCTTCACGCTGGAGGAAAATTCGGCGGTGGCGGATACAAGGTTTCAGGTGGATTGCACGGTGTAGGTTCATCAGTAGTAAATGCCCTCTCAACTCAACTAGATGTTCATGTTCATAAAAACGGTAAGATTCATTACCAAGAATACCGTCGTGGTCATGTTGTTGCTGATCTTGAGGTGGTTGGAGATACAGATAAAACGGGAACAACAGTTCACTTCACACCAGATCCAGAGATTTTTACAGAAACAACGACTTTTGACTTTGAAAAATTAAACAAACGTATTCAAGAACTAGCCTTTTTGAACCGAGGCCTTCGAATCTCCATCACAGATAAGCGTGAAGGTCTCGAACAGACTAAACATTACCACTATGAAGGTGGGATTGCTAGTTACGTTGAATATATCAACGAGAACAAGGATGTGATCTTTGATACACCAATCTACACAGACGGTGAGATGGATGATATCACAGTTGAAGTAGCCATGCAGTACACAACTGGTTACCACGAAAACGTCATGAGTTTCGCCAATAACATTCACACCCATGAAGGTGGTACGCATGAGCAAGGTTTCCGTACAGCGCTGACACGTGTTATCAATGATTATGCCCGCAAGAATAAACTACTAAAAGACAATGAAGATAACCTAACAGGGGAAGATGTCCGTGAAGGCTTGACTGCAGTTATCTCAGTTAAGCATCCAAACCCGCAGTTTGAAGGACAAACCAAGACCAAACTGGGGAATAGTGAAGTAGTCAAGATTACCAATCGCCTCTTCAGCGATGCCTTCTCTGATTTCCTCATGGAGAATCCGCAGATTGCCAAGCGTATCGTGGAAAAAGGAATCTTGGCTGCCAAGGCTCGTGTAGCTGCCAAGCGTGCGCGTGAAGTCACACGCAAGAAATCTGGTTTGGAAATTTCCAATCTTCCTGGAAAACTAGCAGACTGTTCTTCAAATAACCCAGCTGAAACCGAACTCTTCATCGTCGAAGGAGACTCAGCTGGTGGATCAGCCAAATCTGGTCGTAACCGTGAGTTCCAGGCTATCCTTCCAATTCGTGGTAAGATCTTGAACGTTGAAAAAGCTAGCATGGATAAAATCCTTGCAAACGAAGAAATTCGAAGTCTTTTCACAGCCATGGGAACAGGATTTGGTGCAGAATTTGATGTCACTAAGGCTCGTTACCAAAAACTCGTTTTGATGACCGATGCCGATGTTGATGGAGCCCACATTCGAACTCTCCTGCTAACCTTGATTTACCGCTACATGAAACCAATCTTAGAGGCTGGTTATGTCTATATTGCCCAACCACCGATTTATGGGGTTAAAGTGGGAAGTGAGATCAAAGAATACATTCAACCTGGTGCAGATCAAGAAATTAAACTCCAAGAAGCCTTAGCACGTCATAGTGAAGGGCGTTCAAAACCAACCATCCAACGTTATAAAGGTTTGGGAGAAATGGATGACCACCAATTGTGGGAAACAACCATGGATCCTGAACATCGCTTGATGGCGCGTGTTTCGGTAGATGATGCTGCCGAAGCAGATAAAATCTTTGATATGTTGATGGGAGATCGAGTAGAACCTCGTCGCGAATTTATCGAAGAAAACGCTGTTTACAGTACACTTGACGTCTAA
- a CDS encoding S8 family serine peptidase, with protein MNRRQRFSLRKYKFGLASVLLGTALVFGASQVSANEQSTGENQAQTQAIKTELKDDKHSNSSTDQTNTNGIAPVVGEKQEVETSKEDASKQDAKVDAPVDKTAEAQESGKDSAVAKEENQGVVQKETTVDTSTAPATEKASTIEKKEAKATTAPKTTGETATTEKEQEKAESAKPNSLSSNDIITVPKTWKAGYKGTGTVVAIIDSGLDLNHEVLRISDPSKAKFKNKEAIEAAKKAAGIDYGKWYSDKVVYAYDYFDGTDKIKEAERTSHGMHVTGIAAGNPDKEAPNGEKVYGVAPEAQVMFMRVFSDRQKTTSSALYVKAIDDAVALGADAINMSLGSSTGSMVDAGSDIVDAIKRARAKGVSVLISAGNSNTFGNGYSKPLAENPDYGLVGNPSTVEDSISVASVNNKTLTTAVFEVKGLEGNAGLHNGKFDYNQPEADKDFEKGKEYEYVEAGLGREEDFAKLDLTGKLALIQRGAMNFSEKIKNARKHGALGALIYNNVEGANINMAIDDEAKKIPSVFISKQYGEALKSGNYKIVFNGKMDNRPSDVANQLSDFSSWGVTTDGQLKPDVTAPGGNIYSSFNDNTYGSISGTSMAAPHVTGVAVLVKEYLQKHHPELTPEQVSETVKALIMSTAKPHVNKDTGTYTSPRQQGSGIVDTAATVSTDLYVTGENGYPSVTLGNVGDQFTFKVTVHNISDTDRTLKMVVNTNTDEVQDGKFTLRPRKLTETVWPEVTVKAHSSQTVTVKVDARKFAAELSKQMPNGYFLEGFVRFVDSADDGDIVSLAFMGFRGEFQNLPAVEKPIYNLVREGKNGFYTEVDKENPAVNYSNDATYLATLQNDLLVSKGQRQGRRITVLGIEQNAEGKHVLQLDEKGNIRIAISPNDDGNKDLVEYKTVALRNLVNLRATVYAATDTKHEHPIWEGDAKDLRKNYFDGDSRNLKSYILDNTAWRGQDFDGNTVADGLYDYVISYTPDVPGAKEQHTTFKIQIDTQKPVITSGYIRFKDGNQEFVARKPKDVGQGGILSEKVFYITPFDQKGTMVLTGKDQSGTRALENTHLIKANADGSYTLPKDVDKANIYYLVEDYAGNVDYISLAELVRDQNSGRVKIALKDAKTNQDIDTLYVYRIKNSKGQYVDVDKTKAIHFLQFGHYTAEIFSYDRTELKFISALSQEFDLTEENSFQTITFLANLLEYAPVSVSFNQAVPKTTTVVLKGEDGTSITLPAEKYGQYAFGKKVATGRYTVQVTLPTGYELLEDLVSLLVQPGRNNTLRLSVVSKLALIAAVNQQKELVETSRYFNSSADKRKAYDQAFQVAQSALSSKLKQELIDGVLASLEAAGKALDGKDSNVAALKEAMKAYYATTKTGRYANAKEKVRRAYDRAFQEIALLAVDPKVKQDQIDQSLIALATAKSKLNGKATDFSSLKKLVKDERLFQEKNARFIYADKKEKAAYLLAFKEAQELLNDPGASQEDVKDAITALKQAKRNLHGKKPKARRHP; from the coding sequence ATGAATAGACGACAACGTTTTTCATTACGGAAATACAAATTTGGTCTTGCTTCAGTTTTATTGGGAACTGCATTGGTTTTTGGAGCAAGTCAAGTCAGTGCCAACGAGCAGAGTACAGGTGAAAATCAAGCCCAAACTCAGGCAATCAAGACAGAGCTAAAAGACGATAAACACTCAAACTCTTCAACTGACCAAACCAATACTAATGGGATAGCACCAGTAGTTGGAGAGAAACAAGAAGTTGAAACTTCTAAAGAGGATGCTAGTAAACAAGATGCTAAGGTAGATGCTCCGGTTGATAAAACTGCTGAAGCCCAAGAATCAGGAAAAGATAGCGCAGTTGCAAAAGAAGAAAATCAAGGTGTCGTTCAAAAAGAAACAACAGTCGATACCAGTACAGCGCCTGCTACTGAGAAGGCCTCTACCATAGAGAAAAAAGAGGCTAAAGCAACGACAGCTCCTAAAACTACTGGAGAAACAGCAACTACTGAAAAAGAACAAGAAAAAGCTGAGTCTGCAAAACCCAATAGTCTTTCAAGTAATGATATCATCACAGTACCAAAAACTTGGAAGGCTGGTTACAAGGGGACGGGGACCGTTGTTGCCATTATTGACTCTGGACTTGATTTGAATCATGAGGTACTTCGAATTTCGGATCCGTCAAAAGCAAAATTTAAAAACAAGGAAGCCATCGAAGCAGCTAAAAAGGCTGCTGGAATCGACTACGGTAAATGGTATAGTGATAAGGTTGTCTATGCCTATGACTACTTTGACGGAACAGATAAGATCAAAGAAGCAGAAAGAACTTCTCATGGGATGCACGTAACAGGGATTGCAGCTGGAAACCCTGATAAAGAGGCACCAAATGGTGAAAAGGTCTATGGTGTTGCGCCAGAAGCCCAAGTCATGTTTATGCGTGTCTTTTCAGACCGCCAAAAAACGACCAGTTCGGCCCTTTATGTAAAGGCGATTGATGATGCAGTTGCCTTGGGAGCAGATGCCATTAATATGAGTTTGGGATCTAGCACTGGTTCTATGGTCGATGCTGGTTCTGATATTGTGGATGCCATCAAACGGGCTCGTGCCAAGGGAGTTTCTGTTCTTATCTCAGCAGGAAATAGCAATACATTCGGAAATGGTTATTCAAAACCACTAGCTGAAAACCCAGACTATGGCTTGGTTGGAAATCCATCCACTGTTGAGGATTCGATTTCAGTTGCTTCTGTCAACAATAAAACATTGACAACAGCCGTTTTTGAAGTTAAAGGTCTAGAGGGAAATGCCGGCCTTCATAACGGAAAATTTGATTATAATCAACCTGAAGCAGATAAGGACTTTGAAAAAGGAAAAGAGTACGAATACGTCGAAGCAGGCTTAGGTCGTGAAGAAGACTTTGCGAAGTTGGATTTAACTGGGAAACTTGCCCTCATTCAGCGAGGAGCTATGAACTTTTCAGAGAAGATCAAAAATGCACGAAAACACGGTGCACTTGGTGCTTTGATCTACAATAATGTAGAAGGTGCAAACATCAATATGGCTATTGATGATGAAGCAAAGAAAATTCCTTCTGTATTTATTTCTAAACAGTATGGTGAAGCCTTAAAATCAGGAAACTACAAGATTGTTTTTAATGGTAAGATGGATAATCGTCCTTCTGATGTAGCCAATCAGCTATCTGACTTTTCAAGTTGGGGAGTGACTACCGATGGACAATTGAAACCAGATGTGACAGCTCCTGGTGGCAATATCTACTCATCCTTTAATGACAATACCTACGGTAGTATCAGCGGAACCAGTATGGCGGCTCCTCACGTTACGGGTGTTGCAGTTCTGGTTAAGGAATACCTTCAAAAACACCATCCAGAATTGACTCCTGAGCAAGTATCAGAGACTGTCAAGGCCTTGATCATGTCAACTGCAAAACCACATGTTAATAAGGACACAGGCACTTATACCTCTCCTCGTCAGCAAGGTTCTGGTATTGTGGATACAGCTGCTACAGTGTCAACAGACCTCTATGTAACGGGTGAAAATGGTTATCCAAGCGTGACTTTAGGAAATGTTGGAGATCAATTTACTTTCAAGGTCACTGTACACAATATTTCAGATACTGACCGTACTCTCAAGATGGTGGTGAATACCAATACAGACGAAGTTCAAGATGGAAAATTCACTCTTCGACCTCGAAAATTAACAGAGACAGTCTGGCCTGAAGTGACGGTCAAAGCCCACAGCAGTCAAACAGTCACTGTTAAAGTAGATGCTCGAAAATTTGCTGCTGAACTCAGCAAACAAATGCCAAATGGCTATTTCCTTGAAGGGTTTGTTCGCTTTGTAGATTCAGCAGATGATGGAGATATTGTGAGTCTTGCATTTATGGGCTTCCGAGGTGAATTCCAAAATCTCCCCGCTGTCGAAAAACCGATTTACAATCTTGTTCGAGAAGGGAAAAATGGATTTTACACAGAGGTAGACAAGGAAAATCCTGCCGTTAATTACTCTAATGATGCTACCTATCTCGCAACCTTGCAAAATGATCTTCTAGTATCTAAAGGTCAACGCCAAGGACGCCGAATTACCGTTCTGGGGATCGAACAAAATGCTGAAGGTAAGCATGTTCTTCAGTTGGACGAAAAAGGGAATATCCGTATTGCTATTTCTCCAAACGATGATGGAAACAAAGACCTAGTTGAATACAAAACGGTTGCTTTGAGAAATCTTGTAAATCTTCGGGCTACAGTTTATGCGGCTACGGATACCAAGCATGAACATCCTATTTGGGAGGGCGATGCAAAGGATCTTCGCAAGAATTACTTTGATGGAGACAGTAGAAATCTGAAGAGTTATATTCTAGATAATACCGCTTGGAGAGGTCAGGATTTTGATGGCAATACTGTTGCAGATGGTTTATATGACTATGTTATCAGTTATACACCAGACGTTCCAGGAGCTAAAGAACAACACACAACCTTTAAAATTCAGATTGATACTCAAAAACCTGTCATCACAAGTGGTTATATTCGCTTTAAAGATGGAAACCAAGAATTCGTAGCTCGTAAACCAAAAGATGTGGGTCAAGGCGGTATCCTTTCAGAAAAAGTCTTCTATATCACACCATTTGACCAGAAAGGGACCATGGTTCTAACTGGGAAAGACCAGTCTGGAACTCGTGCGCTTGAAAACACCCATCTGATTAAGGCCAATGCTGATGGTAGTTATACACTTCCTAAGGATGTTGACAAGGCTAATATTTACTATCTTGTAGAGGATTATGCAGGAAATGTAGACTATATCTCACTTGCTGAACTTGTCCGCGATCAAAATAGTGGTCGAGTGAAAATTGCCTTGAAGGATGCAAAAACAAACCAGGATATTGATACCCTTTACGTCTATCGAATCAAAAATAGCAAGGGGCAATATGTTGATGTTGACAAGACAAAAGCGATTCATTTCTTACAGTTTGGTCATTATACAGCAGAAATTTTCAGTTATGACCGAACAGAATTGAAATTTATCAGTGCCTTATCCCAAGAGTTTGACTTGACGGAAGAAAATAGTTTCCAAACCATTACCTTCCTAGCAAATCTCCTAGAATATGCACCAGTGTCTGTTTCCTTCAATCAAGCAGTTCCAAAGACGACTACTGTGGTTCTGAAAGGAGAAGATGGGACAAGTATCACTCTTCCTGCTGAAAAATACGGTCAATACGCCTTTGGTAAGAAAGTTGCTACAGGTCGTTATACTGTACAAGTCACCTTGCCAACTGGATATGAACTCCTTGAAGATCTTGTTTCCTTGCTCGTTCAGCCCGGTAGAAATAATACTTTGCGCCTATCTGTTGTGTCTAAGTTGGCTTTGATTGCTGCGGTAAATCAACAAAAAGAACTGGTAGAAACGTCTCGCTACTTTAATAGTAGTGCAGATAAGAGAAAAGCTTATGACCAAGCTTTCCAAGTGGCGCAGTCAGCCTTGTCAAGCAAGTTGAAGCAAGAATTGATTGATGGAGTTCTCGCTAGTCTTGAAGCTGCTGGTAAGGCTTTGGATGGAAAAGATTCGAATGTTGCAGCTTTGAAAGAAGCCATGAAAGCTTACTATGCAACGACTAAAACTGGAAGATATGCTAATGCCAAGGAAAAAGTACGTCGAGCTTATGATCGTGCCTTCCAAGAAATTGCCTTACTAGCTGTAGATCCTAAAGTCAAACAGGATCAAATTGACCAATCTCTCATTGCCCTAGCGACGGCTAAAAGTAAACTGAATGGCAAAGCTACTGACTTCTCTAGTCTGAAGAAACTGGTCAAAGATGAACGTCTTTTCCAAGAAAAAAATGCGAGATTTATCTACGCAGATAAGAAAGAAAAAGCTGCTTATCTTCTAGCCTTTAAAGAAGCTCAGGAACTCTTGAATGATCCAGGAGCGAGCCAAGAAGATGTCAAAGATGCCATTACAGCATTGAAACAAGCCAAGAGAAATCTACATGGCAAAAAACCAAAAGCAAGAAGACACCCTTAA
- a CDS encoding aldo/keto reductase, with translation MKSYNLNNGISIPVLGFGTWKAENGEVAYQAVLEALKAGYRHIDTAAIYKNEESVGRAIRDSGIPRQEIFVTTKLWNTNHSYDEARQAFEESMEKLGLDYLDLYLIHWPNPKPLRENEAWKTRNAEVWRAMEDLYQEGKIRAIGVSNFLPHHLDALLETARIIPAVNQVRLAPGVYQEEVVDYCREKGILLEAWGPFGQGELFEKKEVQEIAAKHGKSVAQIALAWSLAEGFLPLPKSVTASRIQSNLDCFGIELSKDEREVLKTISVTSGAPRVDEMDF, from the coding sequence ATGAAATCTTACAACCTTAATAATGGAATTTCAATTCCTGTACTAGGATTTGGAACATGGAAAGCTGAAAATGGAGAGGTGGCCTACCAAGCCGTTTTAGAAGCCTTAAAGGCCGGCTATCGTCATATCGATACTGCAGCTATCTATAAAAATGAGGAAAGTGTTGGTCGTGCTATTCGAGATAGCGGTATTCCAAGACAAGAAATTTTTGTAACGACCAAACTCTGGAATACCAATCACAGCTATGATGAAGCACGCCAAGCATTTGAAGAATCAATGGAAAAACTGGGATTGGATTATCTAGATTTGTACCTTATCCATTGGCCAAATCCAAAACCACTAAGGGAAAATGAGGCATGGAAAACTCGCAATGCTGAAGTCTGGAGAGCGATGGAGGACCTTTACCAAGAAGGGAAAATCCGTGCTATCGGCGTTAGTAATTTCCTTCCCCATCATTTGGATGCCTTGCTTGAGACAGCAAGAATCATCCCGGCGGTCAATCAGGTGCGCTTGGCACCAGGAGTTTATCAAGAGGAAGTGGTTGACTACTGTAGAGAGAAAGGAATTCTCTTAGAGGCTTGGGGACCTTTTGGCCAAGGAGAGTTGTTTGAAAAGAAAGAAGTCCAAGAAATTGCTGCTAAGCATGGGAAATCAGTGGCTCAAATCGCCTTGGCTTGGAGTTTGGCAGAAGGATTTTTACCTCTACCTAAGTCAGTAACAGCCTCTCGCATCCAAAGCAATCTTGACTGTTTTGGAATTGAACTCAGCAAAGACGAGCGAGAAGTCTTAAAGACAATTTCAGTGACTTCGGGCGCACCTCGTGTAGATGAGATGGATTTTTAA